TCTTGTCAAAGTTTTGAGCAACCTTGTACTACCCAGATTATTATTAACTGCTGACACTTTCCAAGATTTTAATTCCTTTGGTTGttacacaaagcagaaagtaCATAAAACCTTTTGCTCgttttttcatttccaacaagcaagaagaaaattctgaaactCAGTGTAAGATCCTCAAACGATTTCTCTCTTGAAAGCATTAAGTaagtttttatataaaaaacataCTATAATGAAAAGCTGCTCTATGGTATAAATTAAGCATCTAGACAAGCAATTCAGATTGAGCTGTGTTAGTAAAAAATACTTGAATTATGAAAGTTCATTAACTTCTAGATTTTTGCTTAAAActaatttaatgatttttccatGGAACTACAGACACATACATGTTCACTTTCTCACAACTGTTGTGTGTATTAtagtatttattaaatatatttaaaagactCTTCCAccattttaaacttttgtaaAGATCTATTTGAGGCTGCAGTCCTTAAGGAATCCCAATTCCTTATGATTTAATGGTTTCTTATTGATAGATTCAGGTTACTTGCCAAGTCGCACACATGCCTGTAACTGCATAACCAGACATCCAGATTTCTGTGTGGCTACAGGATGATAGAACTGTGGTGCCCCAAAGAGAAGCTGTAGCCAGGATCAGGTTGTTTCTGCAGGAACAGTgggatttttctgttcctttcatgTTTCTTAGCTGCACTTTGGAAAAACAAGAGTCAAGAGCAAGCTCTGTCCTGAATGCAGCAACTTACTCTCAGcctctgtttttcagagcaaataTACCTTTATTGTGGCTGTGTGGTATAGCTTGGAGCATACATTGTGTATTTTGAGTTTCTAATGCTAAGCCTGGATTTAAAGCACTCATTCATTCAGTACATCTTATGCTTCCTGAAAAGTTTGTGCACAATAACTCCATTGTTAGAGGGAGAAAAGTCAGCTGCATGCTGTCCCTTGCTACTGAAAAAAGTAACTGGGGAAGTTGACCACATTTGATTTTGTAGTATTGATGCCTTTAGGGAACTTCTGTAAACAGAGTTTCCACTTGTgttctaatttcatttttaacacttaATCCACAGACTGAAAGATCAGTTTATTTTGAATCCCTCAGTCCTAACACAAATATTCTAAATGCTTTGTATGTTATGTTATATTTATTACCtaaatttaaaaggaatttctgttcaaatacaGAAACTAGTATATATGTTGTTAATAACTTTAAAAGCTTGCTCTACAAAGGTGTAAATGCGAGGATGAAAGTTGTTCTTCACAAGTATTTTGCAACATGCACTGTATTTAAAAGATCATCACCTTACTAGGTAGAATAAGATTTCAACCTTAGTTATGAAGCCATGTGATTAAAGGCCCACAATATTACTTTGTATGAGTtactttctctgtatttacttaaaatatagTTTAAGGAAGGTAGACTGCTCACTTGAAGACTTCAATTGCAATTTCTGTTTAGTTTGTCTTAGAAGATGCCACTGAAAGCTAACAACTGTCCGTGTAATGAATGCTTTTCTAGCACAGTAAAAGTCTGAAGTGCTGAAGTAGTTTTGTAAGGAGATGTGAATAGTCTTGTAGATGAATATTGTGCAGAAGTTTTTCTTGTTGTAAGAATGAAACTGTTCTCTATTGTGACTGATTCTTAGTACTTTCCTTGTAGTTGGCTGTCTGAACCATCACTATTTGTAGATCATTTCCCTACATGAACATTGCCAAATGTACTTTGTGCATTAATGCTGAAGTTATAAGTAAAATACAGTAGCTGTCTATAAAATAATACCTAGCTTTTCTAACTCTCAAAAGACCTGACCTTTTCCAGAACTGTGGGTACTTTTACTAGGTATGGTacatcaattttattttgacaaataACACTTTAAAACTTAGAGCAACTTAATTGCACGAGTATTTTATATGTCATGAGATCTTGCAGAGTGTACTATTAGTTTTGGTGGAAGAGCTACTAAGGACTTTGATCTAACATTAGTTATTTGTAAACATGTTTATAAACTTGACACATGAAAGCTTTTAATAAATTTgtttggaggtctcttccaacctagacgattctgttATACTGGAAGCATTGCTTTCTAGGTGTAGCTAGTAAACACCTCACTGTCATTTGGACTTAACATATATAAACCATATAATGGTTTCATCACCATTTGGTAGTTGACTGAAACAGCAATGAATAAGGtgatttttgacattttatatttgCCCTTTTTTCAGAGTTCAGTCTGCTCTTCTGCTGAAGTAGGTATACAGGAATAAACTAAGACTTGATTTTAATTGGCAGCTTGAAGGCAAACTAGCTGACAAGAGGTAGGAAGCTGCCTGTCAGTTGTAGGGCTGAATTTCTAAGTCAGTTTCTATAGTGGTGCAGTTGGCTACTGTGATGCATTAACATTACACAACTATTTCTGACGTATCTAAAAGATAATGCAAggagtgaaaaataaagtttttcttaatgtttttataactgTCAGTATTAAATGTAAAGGGCTTACTGAGAACACATACTCAGTTGGGATTTGGGGCAGCCTGAAAGGTAggtaataatataaataaactgTATCACATAAATAGGTCATTTCAAAGTATACTGTATAACACTGTACTCGATTATGGTTCACATCAGGCATACAGGTCTCTGGTCAAAACAGCTAATTTTCCTCAGTTATAATTATCCCCCCAAAAGTGGAAAAACTACTCAGTGTGAAGAAACATTAGCATTTTTGTCTGTAGCGTAACTGTTGGAGCTGTGGAGATTTTAAATGACTGTACATGATAGAACACACAGATAATGTGTTCCATGTGTCTTCATATAGGTTGAATTGAATGATTTATCAAATACTAATTTATCATTGCAATGCCGAATTGATTTGATTGACTTGCTTatgtaaagatttaaaaaaaacaacactatgaTGTGATTACTGTATTAGCATGCCTGACAAATGACATGAATATGTAGATTAATCATAACCATCTCTTTGGTACCAAATTTTTGCTGCAAATAGTTGTATTTACTTGTAAAAGCCGTGTAGATTATTAAGGCATAAGCAAAGCTAGCTAATGCTTCAGAGCTTTATTCTGAAATCTAGTAGTAATAATATACTTGGAATCTAAAGATATGGTGCCTGTGCTTTTCTAGTCTGAGGTGGGACAACACGTGCCTCACCTATGTGGACAGGAGAGCAGTAAATGTTCCCAAGTCACATTATTAACAGAGTTGTACCTGCGGATGTCTGTGGTCAGCTCCTGGGCAGTAACTCACCCGCAGGCTGCTCTAAGTCCGGTTTGGGAATAGTAGAGAAAGGGCAGGCAGATGATGCTAGCTGTTGCTGGTGTCAGAATAGTTCATTTGGGTGTCTTAGTGTTCCTCAGACCTCAGGAGAGGAACAGCCTGCAGCCAGGACTAGTTGTTCAAactggctggctgctgcctaGAGCTGCTCTCCTGTGGGCTCTGCTGCCCATGTACAGTGATGCAGTTAGACGTGATGCAGTCAGACGTGCATCTCATATATGACAGGAGACAACTGTAGTCCCCCATCCATCTCAATCCATTTTTCCCAAGGTGCCAACTCCCAAAATCTAGAAACGCTCAAGAGGGTGTTGGTGCCCCAGCAATTCCTCCAATGCACAGCTTGATTTAGGGATGTTGTAAATGCTTCGGCAAGGAGAAGACGGTGTCAGCTCTCCTGGCAGGCAGCAAGACTGCTGATTGAACACACTTCACCTGATCTGGTCAGATGAAAACAGCCTGTACTTATGTAGGCAATTAAGTCTGTTAATGTGATCTTAATGTGTGCACCTCTATTTTTTCAGGGTGTTGATGATGCCTTCTATACATTAGTTCGAgaaatcagaaaacacaaagagaagaTGAGCAAAGAcgggaaaaagaagaaaaagaagacaaagacaaagTGTATAATTATGTAAATACAATTTATCCTTATTCTTAAGACATACTTAAGTAATTTTTGTACATTACACTAAATTATTAGCATTTGTTTTAGCATTACTTTACTTTCTGCTTCATGATCCTGTTAGCTTTACCTGaatgcttgtttttaatgacaGTGGAAACTTCATTCCTCTTAAAGTGCCAGTATTCTTTGAGTGTTGGTTCTTGAACTAGCAATgcctgtgaagaaaacaaacaaacaaaaaagacacaaaacaaacaaaaaaaaacccacacacacaaaaacctgAGAACTGTCTTAGGACTCTTTGGTGCATGCACAGTTGCTAACTTCCTATTTTTCTTACTGATTGTGAACTTTCGTTCTGtgtgcaaacaaaacaatgaaatgatGCTCTACACATTCTAACaccccctttattttttcttttctttctttttaaaatctggttGGGAAAACGGATTAGTTAGCAAAAGAGACTTTCATTTCAgacttcctttttatttagaCTGACTGCAATATAGAGAGACCAGAAGCCTTTATAGTCTTCCTGTAGATTTTGCTTCTAGGCATCTAGTCTTGTAGCATTTCAGATCAACTTTAATGAATGTAAAGATAAAACTTTCACAAAAAATTTTTCACTGCAATTTGTCACGGTAATTCCTTAAATactatattttttctataaaaaaaaaagaaaatttaaaaaaagacaataatgCACATCTGGcaatggaaaaagtaaaagttcTAATTAGATTGATTTGCTGTTGTTAATGCATTGCTTTAAGACTTTCACTTAACTCCTTGTGTCTGAAGACACCAAGGTGAAATCTTAGCTCTCCAGATCCCATAGCAGTAAATTATCTTAAAGTAGCTTTGTTCAGTAGGTACAGGATTTCACCCTTAGTGTCTCTAGGAAAAACTAGAAAGCCTTAATAGATAAGTTGATTCAAATTCTTAGGTTAATTCATACATGGATCCAGAATTTATCATAAGAATTAAATCAGAATGACTCCTAAATTATATagcaaattaaaaccatttgtttttttccccaagggtggcatgaaatatttccagatgcctatttttaaattctagtAACCTCAAATCAATGAATTAATGAGCTTGAATTTAGCTGCTTCATGCAAATAATTTGGAAATCCACAATGCCATAAAATGGTGTGGAATTTGCACAAATCTTCAGCGTAGAACATTGTTCCCAGACTCAATGTTTGTGTGATGTTTGTGAAGTGCTGGTTTTGTTGCACAGATTATATGGTTGGTGAGTGGCATTCCAGTGTCTAGACTGTCATGAAACGAGACCAAGATTTTAATGTTGTCTTTCTCTGTGGTTatattttcttgtgattttttttcttttttttttcttctgatcagAATTAATGCAGAATTTTTGCAGAAGCTTTCCATTTTGGTACTGAAGTAGTCTAGTCATTTTGCACCAAAGTAAGAGCCAGTAATTTCAGTGCTGCCAGTTCCTGTCATCTTACTGGAAATGTTGCCTTGTTAGATGCTTTTAGATGTGGCCTCAGTTCCAGAAGGTACACTAGTCCCTAAGTCAGCTGCAGAGTAAAATTTGAAAGCGCGACTTCAGTGTACCCTAATTTAAACATGACATTAATGTAGGATAATTCAGGACACTGGACTGGTAAATCCTGGAAGTTTGGAACAGGAAATAGCAGCATTGCTCTAACCTAAAGTATAGCTAAACCATTACATGGAAATTTTACACAGTAGAATTCTAATATACCAGTGTAACTTAGACCATTTATATGATGTCAAAGGTGCAACTgcataaatgtaattttttttctttctacaaaaagaaaaatacagcagtgacTGTTAGgtggagagctgcagagctggcaggggaagTATACTGTCTGGATTGCAGCATGTTCTTTAACTAATGTGGCTAAGAATTTAACAAATGAACGTCTTTCCCTGCCTGCACTGCTTGTTCCCCTAGGCCCCCACCAAAACCCAGTCTCTCCCCTTTCAGCTTCAATACGAAATATACTTCAGATTATGAAAGATTGTGAAAAATGGTAATAGGAGAGACTAGCACTATATTTTAAGGGCCAGTAAGGAATACAGACAAATTCTTAatgttacaaaacattttacagcatCCAAGGTTAAAAGATGTATTGGAGACAGCTGGTTATTTGCACATTTTAGATGCTCTTGATTATATATGAAGAGCATAGCAAAACTTGATAGTATATCTTGCGCAAACAAAAGCAATCCTTAGATGACTCTTAAGATTTTTGGTAACTGAGTCACACTGCATGTAAAATTAGGGCTGGTCTAAAATTCTCatgttaatttaattaaaaatggtaGGAGAAATAAATTTAGCAGAAATGTCTTAATCATCAAATGCAGATCAATATAGCTCTAATATGAAGCTATATGTAAGTAGTTTTTTCAGTAAGTGTGATCTGTAGCTACCAATCAAATTATTACAATCTATTTACATTTGCCCTtatagacattaaaaaaaaaaagctcatccTTGCCACTGTTGTGCAGTTTTGTCTTAATATTTGTAAAGATTTGGTGAAGCATGTTGGATTGCAGCTTGCACACGTTGATCTcataattattctgttttttccctatttgaaatgctttcaaaaaacatACCTGGATGTACTATCATTTCTGATAGTAAATGCTAAATAAACATGTGAATCACGTACCATGTTAATACATTAAATTGCCACGTGTCAGGGAGTAACACCTTCTTATGGTAGCTTTATGTAACATGGGTAAACAACTTTATCATCGGTTTTCTCAGAACTGAAAATTCTTTTAACCAGTCTCATTGCCctaaatttttttcctaacttaagaaaaaaaaagttacactgCATAGAATTTGTTACAATAACAGGATCTCTGTCAGGGGTAAATCCCGACACACAATCTTCTACTCTTTGCTCTATAAAGCAATACAGTTATTACCTTCAAAGACCATCAAACTGTATACAAATCATTTTGTCTGAAGTTTACATAAAGCTACACAGATGGTAAATCTTTCCTAACATTTCTTTATTCCACTGTCTCGTGTTTTCATGttgaaaatacttctgctttttcctcttgagTGCCAACTTCTTACTAGAATGACTTCTTAATGTAACATGTTTACCTGGAAtgtattttaactatttttgtaTAGTGTAAACTGAAACATGCACATTTTGTACATTGTGCTTTATTTGATGTGGAACATATGCAGTGTGATCCAGTTTTTCCATCATTTGGTTGCGTGACCGGAATGTTGGTCATACCAGatattaagtttaaaaaaaaaaaacaaacactgttttaaaatttttaatgtttttaggAGTATGTGCTGTGAAGTGATCTggaatttgtcatttttttgtcAAACTGTACTGCTCCTATTTATtgtaatgtaataaaaaaaataggtattgTGAGTTTCTGTCCATGTTTGCATTTCTCTCCAAGAATTTCAGTACATCATCTTTGTAATGGGGTACCCCATGAACTGCATGTGTTGGCgattgttttcagtttatttcttgTACTTCTCACTGCCTGTCATAAAGCGGTCGTCTTTGCCCACTAGTGTGCCCTTCCTCTGAGAGGGGTTGCAGCACTCTGACAAAATGCTTTGTAATACTGATCCCTCTAGCGGTCTGTGCTATTTTTGCATCCTGCTCTCTGAGCAGAGCTTTGCTTCAGGTGAGGTTGCACATCTTGTTCACTGGTGCATGCTACAATCTTTTTCTGGAATTAAAGGGCTACTAACTCTCAGCCATGCCCAGAGACCTTGTTTTTGTTAGTCGTAACAGCAGACTCGATTCAAATTTGTCTACAAGTCTAAAATAGCCAGAATAGCTTTTCTGTGCTCATTCCCAGGTGTGCATGTTTTCCTCTATCAAATGCCTTTTGTAaacttaaagagaaaatacaaaagacaCTCCTGACTGTGTCCTATGGGGGGGAACAAAGTGTGGAATTACTACTGTTCTACAACTTGCACATTCACCCTTTTTAGTTATCCCATCTGGATAACCAGTTACCAAGAAGGGTAAGTTGAATTTTGTATGTAGAGGTATTTGTTCAGGATAGCTTTAAGTGCAACATGTTCTAGAGGAGTTAGTAAGTTATATGGGAATACTTTTTCAGATCAACGTGGTGCTACAAACTGAAGCACATACTTCATCTCAAAGTAGCATACCATCTAATttaccttaatttttttttttttacttttctggaaTTTATGCAGGTATAGACTGTTGCTGTTGTCAGCAGTTCTACTGCAGCGATTACTTACCTATATTTCAaagattatttctgttctaTCTCCAGTGTCATTTagttctgtgaggaaaaaaaaacaccacactaTATACAGAGTAACAGTTACGGCACAAGTTTGTGCTAGTTGAGCCAAAGTCTACAAAGAATTAGCTGTGGAGCAAACAGCCAGGGTCAAACTTCTCTTCCAGAGGAGAGGATCAAGTTCTAAACTCTTGCTACAGGAGTTACGCAACCTCAGAAATCAGCAGTAGGAGCAGGAATTGTCTTTAGGGTCTAAATACTTAAACCATTGTTGTTCTACTCCATCCCCTTCCTGACCCTCTGGTGTTCTCTGTAACATAGTACCTCTGTCAGCCTGCTGATGGGAGTCTTGTACATGAAGCAGATGTAGCTAAAACCTTTGAGAACCTCCCTTTTGAGCAGGTGCTCAGTTATGGTGGGAATGATGCATTAGATGTACAAGCCTTGAAAAACCAGATTAATCCTCTAAGTAACAAGAGGCATGCAGCATCTCAAATCAGCATTCCAACACTCAGCTGATCAGCAGCTAACTGTTCAGCATGTACACTGAAATATAACAAGCACATTGccactgctccctgcagaattattttcatacatGAAGTTTCAGATCAAGGAGGTCAAAACTAGTCAAGAAAAACCTGCTACCCACGCAATACAACCCCCAAATCTTTCAAGCACCTACTTAAGGGTAAGCAAAGTCATAATTTGTACTTTAAATGGGTTGGAAggatttacttttcatttcttttgaggTTACAGTTCTTTTATTGATTGCTTTTATGGATTTGTATCATTACAAACAGTCATTAATACTGGTTACTCCTTGTCATCATAGTAGCGCTGTTTCattgctctgtattttctgaGAAAGTACAAAGCCTCCAACTCTTTTATCACAAATTCTCCTCGGGCAATtagttgtttaattttttcGGGATCtttcacatctttattttttagaaaagctgctttcaaaCGGCTTCTAAAGTAGTCTGCTCCCTTGGGGTACTCCCTTCCGAGGTACAGCAGCttgagggaagaagaaaaaactcctTTTAGACAGACTTCACGTTAAAAGGGCTTTGTCCAGCTAAGCGCTCGGCGCATTTAAGGCACTTACGTTTTTGTAAAGATTCAGCACTTCCCCTCGTAAAGAATTGGCCATTCTCCCATTTCGCTGAACTCCGCAGTCTTGCGCgattgtttttgttaatttacCTGAAGAATAATCACTTTGACGTTAGCCTTTGGTGGAAGTCCATAAATCCCGGTCCAACCTCCCGTAGCAATTACAGTTTCGCCATTTACAGTTCTTTACCGTTATGGGGATATTTCTCGGGTcgaggggaggagaggggagggaggggaaggtcAGCGGCTCACCGGCTGCGCGCCCTGCCGTAACGCCGCGCCGCTTTACGGCAAGGCCGCACCGCGCGGCACCGCCCTTCCGCTGGGCGCGGCCGTCGCCCCGGCAACGCGGCGGCGCCATGGTGAGGGCGGGCGGCCTGCTCCTCATGTCGTCCCCTGTCGCGCCATGTCGCCACCTGTCGCCGACTGCGGAGGGCCCCGAGCAGCCTCAGCTGCCGCGGAATGTCCCCGTGAGGGAAGGGGGTCCGGCCGTTGTGGTCGCGGCGCGGCGGGGGTTAACGAGGGGGGTGTCAGCAGCGCCAGGTGGTCGACTCAGAAACCGCTAAAAACCTTGTTTTTTGACTAAAGTAGTGCTTTGGGCTAAGCTACGTGCGTGGTGCGTGCCCAATGTCTAACGGGAATATACAGCTGTAGTCCGAGTGTTAATTATGGTGGGCTGGAGTCGTGTCAGCAGCGAATTATCCCCAATACTGAAATTATCATCCATTCTTGGTGGGCAGTCTCAGCTTGCTTTACGGAGTAGTTGGCTTTTCTAATGATTTTTAATGCTCTATACCCTGTTCTCTGATGCttgctttcccccccccccccccaacttctAGGGtccaaaaaagaataaaaaggtgGGTAGGTAAAGTTATGCTCTGTTTCATATAAAACACTTTGGACCTTGCAGTGCTCATTTCAATGCtgtgctgttattttctgttgttttgcaaATTCAGTGAGTAAAATTTCTAAGTGTTTCATGCTGAAATTAAAGTAAGCATTGGATATTTTTGGACTTTACATATACAAAACGatatttttaagctgttctGCAATAATAAAGGTGCTGTGAAAATTGTATGCTCTTTAAAAACgacttatttcttttttgaacCATATTTCTTGGCCAGTTGGTCAGATTCGAAGAGGGGCAGGTGCCTCCATGACACTCAGCGTGTGCACCTTGCACAAGGAGGCTGCGTAGCATGGCAGCAGAACTGCTAGGGAAGAGGGGGCAAATTTGGCCCAGGCACAGCATTTGGCTTGGTACTGGATGGCGGGGCAGCAAGCCGGTGTCCTGGCTTTCAGGCCACTGAGCTTGATGGGTAGGGGGGATGGACAACAGACAGAAGTCTACATGAGGTGGGATTTTGTTAGTTCGTGTCCGTCGCTCATTCTCAGttgcaatgaaaatgaaactatcCCCACCCCCAGAAAGAATACATTCAAATGTGTTCTTTGGGGAATTGTACATCTCACATCTGTCAGTACTACATTAAGTCATAAGATTGTGAAAGCAAGTTGACTAAAAAGCGATTATAAGTAATTGAAGCAAGAtgatcttttcattttcactggaaGGAAAGatatttggattttatttttttttatttttttttcaattggaAGGAACTGACCTTTCTATGAAATTGCAAAAGGTAGAATCACATTTTTTATTGACTGTTGTAGAAGAGTTTTGCAAGTAAATGCTTTGGTAACAAATATGGCAAGATGTGATGCTAACTCTGCTGGCTGTACATTTGTTGTTGGAACTGAACTTTCACCATTGTTTTTGTTCAAGCTTCATGGTAGACTTTGTGTTCAAAACtacatttatgcatttatttattgctgtgcAAAGTAATGTAAAGTGAGTAGCTTTCTAAGtagttatttatttctgaaaatatacttGTCAAAATCAAAGTGCGACATAACAGTATTGAGGatgcattttctgtgtgctgAATGACAAAGGTGTTCCTTATTTATGTCTGAAGTTCACTGTAAATTGGTTTACTTTTAACAATATTTACCATATTACAAAGGATACTCGGGTGGAATGGTTGGAAAGAGTTCATGTGCCATCGGGTTCATTTGCAGGTGTTTGGACTTAAATTTTCATTTGGTCTTTCTCCCTGTCAGCGGTGTTGGAtctctttctctatttctgtgTTTACATCTCTGCAAGAGGGGCgctgtgtttctgtgctgaTTTGGTGCCATTCTGCACCCATTTCTCTGTTGAGGAGGAGGTTTGCATTCCCAATAGATACCTTTCGTCCTTAGGTCTCCTGTACATTGTGATACCATCCAGGTGTATTCACTTGCTGGTGCTGTGGATGATAGTGGATCATACTGGTTTAGGCATTTTACCTTCCCAGGCTGAATCCTTGTAAGCACTTGTCTCTCACCAGTGAGTATGGAGATTTAGGATCCTAATTTCAGCTCTCTGAAATACATCATCGAGGTCAGATGTCTAAATAGATGATGTGTCTCCTCCTCTTTTCACGTTACCACATCTGCTGAACCCATTTACATTccatattttctctgctttgaaaaattaaatgcgtgatttcatttaatttcttttcactggCGTTTCAGCAGCAGAATGCCATTGTTCAGCCAGTACACAAAACACaagtcatttgttttccttgataTCTTGTATTTTGTCATCTGTAGTTTTGCTTTCAACATTTGTTTAGCCTGCTGTCACTCCTTGTTTTCTCCATACATTGGGGACTATGCagaatactatttttttttctcacatatgcaaaaaaaatctgctccaCTAAAGCAATACTGTTGGCTGTGAATTCATATTGCGGTTCACTACAAGGTCAGCTTCCTTGTTTTCACAAGCTCCATGAACTTGCTTTGATTTACTTCTTggtccttctttctctttcatctctGATAGtagtctcttctttttttttcttttttctttttgtgtgtgtgtgtgtgtgtgtgtgtttggttcttgtttgtttgttaattgtGTTGTTTTCAGGCCTTGTCTTTGTAGCATCTGCCTTCAGGAGCAGCCCTCCTCCATGGTATCATTCCATCAACCCCAGGTGGAATCGAGCCACACTGACTGCAAGTGTATTATATGCAATGGCAGCATTTGCCTGTGTACACACTGAGTAAAACTGAATAAAGATAGTTGGATTTTACTAAATATGCACTTGTTGAGGGTTATGACCCTAGGCTGTATTTGCTACTGCATCAATAGgaaatcagtattttccttGTGTGTCTTTAAGTGCAGTTTTATAGTGACATTGCTGATCCTGCATGTTTGATTGAACACTACAAGACTGTGTCAAcataaagtaattaaaaaaaatcttccaagaATCTGCCTTCTCGCtggtgaggggaaaaaa
This is a stretch of genomic DNA from Cygnus atratus isolate AKBS03 ecotype Queensland, Australia chromosome 1, CAtr_DNAZoo_HiC_assembly, whole genome shotgun sequence. It encodes these proteins:
- the ETFRF1 gene encoding electron transfer flavoprotein regulatory factor 1 — its product is MANSLRGEVLNLYKNLLYLGREYPKGADYFRSRLKAAFLKNKDVKDPEKIKQLIARGEFVIKELEALYFLRKYRAMKQRYYDDKE